The window CTTGCAGGGATATATCGTGGGTAAAATTGCTTGGTCGAAGGGGCGCAACGGAAGTAGTTTAGCACTCAATTTATTTGCAACGATTATTTCGATTCCTTTTATGCTAGGTGTCTATTATCTTGGAGAAGCAATCATATTTAAAAGTTGGATTGTACCAGCAGCCTCTATTCCTGGGAACATCGTACAAAATGTTGTAGGACTTTGCGTAGCCATCCCAGTTTGTGTAGTAATGAAAAAAATCCCATATTTTAAATAACTTTAAAAGTGGAGAATGCTTTCTATATCAAGCATTCTCCTTCTTTTGATTTTTATTAATAGTTTAGACGCCTCTTCAACCTGTTCAACTAGCCCAAGCTCTCAAAAAGCAAATATAATCCCGTAAACAACAAGATGATATATGTAAATATGCGGAAAACATTTTGATTAATCCTCTTAAATAATAGTTGACCCAAGTACAGTCCAATTAGTACTAATGGTAAAGCAATTCCGCTAGATACCCATACGGTTTTGCTTGTTCCCGCAAAAATTACTTGGATTATTAGACTCACTGAATAGATAAATAAATAAAATGCCAGCGTAGTACCCCGCAACTTTTCTTTTTGAGTATCTGTACCGGAAAAGTATAACAATAAAGGTGGTCCGGGCATCCCTATACTAGTTGTTAGAGAACCTGATAGTCCGCCCACAATCAAATCTCTTTTTTTATTCTGTTTTATTCTAAACCTAAGTATAAGCATTATTGTTAATACTAAGATGATCAGACTTATTCCCAATTTAATTTTATTAATA is drawn from Psychrobacillus sp. INOP01 and contains these coding sequences:
- a CDS encoding sulfite exporter TauE/SafE family protein, which codes for MDTVLFFAIILVASILQTSTGFGFSILATPFLLLIFEPMEAIQINLLLSLVISGALITKIIKDIDFEVLKRLIIGSVAGLPIGIITFLLIDINKIKLGISLIILVLTIMLILRFRIKQNKKRDLIVGGLSGSLTTSIGMPGPPLLLYFSGTDTQKEKLRGTTLAFYLFIYSVSLIIQVIFAGTSKTVWVSSGIALPLVLIGLYLGQLLFKRINQNVFRIFTYIILLFTGLYLLFESLG